The nucleotide window AGCGGTATCGCTGAGCAACGCCCCTGAAGGCTTGATCCGCATCGACGCGCCCGCCGCGTTCGGCCGCCGCCACCTGGCCCCGGCCATCGCCGACTTCCTGGTGGCCTACCCAGGCCTGGACGTGCAACTGCGCCTGATCGACAGCTTCGTCGACCTGCATGGCAGCCACTTGGGCGAGGTCGACCTGGTGCTGCGCGCCGGCCCCTTGGCCGACACCCGGCTGGTCGCCACGCCACTGGCCTACATGGTGCGCATCGCCTGCGCCAGCCCGGCCTACCTGGCCAGCCGCGGTGTGCCCACATGCCCCAGCGAACTGCCCGGGCACGACGGCCTGGACTGGGACGGCCTGGCACCGCCGTTCGCCTGGCGCTTCAACGTGGCCGGGCAAACCCGCCTGTACCGCCCCGCGCGCATGCGCATGGCCGCCAACAACGCCGAAACCCTGTTGTTCGGCGCCCTCGCCGGCTTAGGTGTTGCCCACCTGCCCACCTGGCTGATCAGCGAATACCTGCTGCGGGGCGAGCTGGTGCCGCTGTTTTGCGACGGCGGCCTGCCCGAAGCCGAGTCCAGCGGCATTTATGCGCTACGCCTGGAACATGAAACGAACTCTCGCAGCCGTTTGCTGCTCGAATTCCTCAAGAGCCGCTTCAGCCCGATTCCACCCTGGGACCTGGCCCTGCGCAGTGAACTGCGTGAGTGATGTGCGCACTAACGATCAGCGTGCCAGAATTTCCCATTGATTACTTCAAGGACCTGCATGAACGCCGACACCCAAGCCTCCTGTGACGAGCTGCTGCTGGACAACCAGGTCTGTTTCGCCCTGCACTCCACCTCGTTGCTGATGACCAAAGTCTATAAACCGCTGCTGCAGGCCCTGGGCCTGACCTACCCGCAGTACCTGGCCATGCTGGTGCTGTGGGAGCGCGACGACCTGACCGTGGGCGAAATCAGCCAGCACCTGCTGACCGACCCGGGCTCGCTCACCCCGCTGCTCAAACGCCTGGAAAGCGAAGGCCTGCTGCAGCGTAACCGCAGCCGGGAAGACGAACGGGTGGTGATGGTGCAACTGACCGACAAGGGCCGCGCGCTGCAACAACAAGCCAAAGCAGTGCCGCAGTGCATCCTCAAGGCCAGCGGGCGCAGCCTGGAGCAGTTGCAGCAACTGCAAGCCGACCTGCTGAACCTGCGCGAGAACCTGCAGAAAAACCTCTGATAGCTATGCTGTGCAATGGCCGTTCGGACGAGCGGTGCCGATTTATCTTGCGCACTAATTAATTGCGCGCTAACTTAAATCCCACACCAACCCGCGCCCTCCTTCAACCGGGAGCGCACAGCACATTAGCGAGGCTCAAGATGCAAAAGGTCACTCCGCTGTATATCGCAGAAGCTACCTCCACCGGTGGGCGCGACGGCAAATCCAAGTCCAGCGACGGCAAGCTCGTCGTCAGCCTGAGCACCCCCAAGGAACTGGGTGGCGCTGGCGGTGACGGCACCAACCCCGAGCAACTATTCGCCGCCGGTTACTCGGCGTGCTTCATCGGCGCCCTCAAATTTGTAGCCGGGCAAGAGAAGAAAGCCCTGCCGGCCGATGCCTCGATCACCGCCAAGGTGGGCATTGGCCAGATCCCGGGCGGTTTCGGCCTGGACATCGACCTGCACATCAGCCTGCCGGGCCTGGCCCAGGCCGACGCCGAAGGCTTGGTGGAAAAGGCTCACAAAGTTTGTCCGTATTCCAACGCTACCCGCGGGAACGTGGATGTGCGCCTGCATGTGACGGTTTAAGTCGCAGGCACAAAAAACCCGGCCGAGGCCGGGTTTTTTGTGCACATTGCAAGAAGAATTACTTCTTGGCACGGCCTTTGTACGAACCGCCTTCGCGGGTATCGATTTCGATCAGGTCGTCGATTTCGATGAAGTCAGCAACGCTGAGTTCAGTACCGTTTGCCAGCTTGGCAGGCTTCATGACTTTGCCCGAAGTGTCGCCACGAGCCGAACCTTCGGTGTAGGCAACCTTACGCACGATGGTGGTCGGCAGCTCTACCGATACCAGACGGCCTTCGAAGAACACAGCTTCGCAGATGTCTTCCATGCCTTCTTCGATGAACGGCAGAACGGCCTCGATGTCTTCGGCGTTCAGCTCGTACATGGTGTAGTCGGTGGTGTCCATGAAGGTGTATGTGTCACCGCTGATGAACGACAGGGTCGCTTCTTTGCGATCCAGGATCACGTCGTCCAGCTTGTCGTCCGCACCGTATACGGTTTCGGTCTTGTAGCCGGTCAGCAGGTTTTTCAGCTTGGTCTTCATGATCGCGCTGTTACGGCCCGACTTGGTGAACTCAGCTTTTTGAACCAGCCACGGGTCGTTGTCGATCCGCAGGACGGTACCGGGTTTCAGCTCTTTACCAGTTTTCATTACGAAGTATCCGAATCTGGATGGATTTATAAAAATCGAGGCCGCGTATCATAGCGAATTTCGGTAAAAGTGTACTAGCGCTGTGGCAAGGTCCAGCTGAGCGGCCTGTCGAACCGCCCACAGCCGGGCATGCTGTTGCAGTTCTGGCAAGTGATGGCGGGCTGCCTGCCACGCCTGGCCCATGTCACGGTCCATGTTCCAGGCACGCCACAGGCCCAGTAGGGCGGCATCGGCTTCATCTGACAAGCCGCGTCGATAATGCGCCAGAAACGCTTCGAGCTTTTCCCAGTGGGCGTTCTCGTCCTGCACATAGATGTGCCACAGCATCGGCTGCCCGGCCCACTGCGCACGCAAGAACGAGTCCTCGCCGCGCACCGCGTTGAAGTCGCAACTCCACAACAGCCGGTCGAAGTCGTCCTGGCTGACGAAAGGCAGCACCTGCACGGTCAGCGCCCCGCGCTTGCGCATGCTGCCCACTGGCAGCAGTGCCTCGCCAAGCCACTGGCTCAGCCCCGCGACGATGCGCCCTTGCGGCACCAGCAGGTGGCACGGTTGCGCGCCTGTGGCCAAGGCATCGAGCCAACTGGCCAATTGCGGGTTTTCGTAGGCAAACAGCGAGAGCAGCAATGCCCCCTGCTCGGGCTCTACACCAAGCCCCTGCAGAAACGACTGGCGTGCCTCGGCCGATTGCTGGAACGTGTCGCGCCGCGCCAGCAGCGAGCCCTCGCGCAGCAGCCCGCCGGTTTTCTCGGTAAAGCCGGGGAAGAAAAACACCTTGCGCAGGCCGTTGGGCTGCGGCGAAGGCAAGCCATGGCAGCCCTCCACCCAGTCCTCGGCGCTGAGGTATTCAAGGTTCAGCCACAGCGGCGGCGTGGCGCGGGCACGCATTGCCTCTACGTAAGCCGCCGGCAACTGGCACGCGAAGGCACCGATCACCACATCCGCCGGTGCCACCGGCAGCCAGGCCGCCGGCCACTGACGCACATCCACACCGTGCTGCCACTGCTGCGCAGCGCTGGCATCCGCCCCTGGGCACATGGGCGTGAAGGCCTGCAGGTCGTCTACCCACAGGCGTACCGCCAAGCCATGCTCAGCCACCAGTTGCCGGGCCAGGCGCCAGGTCACACCGATATCGCCGTAGTTGTCGACGACACTGCAGAAAATGTCCCAGGTGGCTTTCATGCGCCCCTCCCGTTCTGGTGCAAAAACCGCGAATTCTGCGGATAAATTGTCGCCGACAAAAGCACCCGCACGGAAAAATGCCCAAGCGCATGCGACAATGCACCCGACCTACCCTGCCAGGAGGCTGCCATGGCCCGCCACCGTGAACTGAAAATCACCCTCAAGCCGCTGCCGTTGATTGTATGCGTTGCCTTTGGCCTGTGGCTGGGCGCCGTGGCCATTGCCGCGAGCCTGTGGCTGGCGCTGCAACTGTGGCCACAGCAGGTGCAGCCGCTGGCCCAGGCCGTGGCCCCCAGCGTGTACCGGCCTGCCGCCCCCTCGGCGCCAGCCCCGGCACAAGACGCCCAGGCCGAAATGTTCGAGCACTACAAGGACATGCTGCGCAAACAGGAACTGCAACAGGCCGCCGAGGCCGCCCAGGGCAACCCGCGCAACCTCAACAACCCCAAATGCCAGTTCTGGATGCAGCAGAACCGTACCGCCCCCACCGACAAAAGCCAGGCCAATGTGCTGGAGTTCTGCTACTGACCATGGACAAGACCCGCCTGCTGGCGCAGATCGTCGCCACCCTCGAGCATGACCTCGACGTGCTGACCCGTGCGGCGCAAAGCGCCTACGAAACTGCCACCGCCGAAGAGAACATTGCCGAGAACAAGTACGACACCCTGGGCCTGGAAGCTTCGTACCTGGCCACCGGCCAGGCCCGCCGCAGCGCCGAAATCCGCCAGGCGCTGCTGATCTACCAGCAATTGCTGCTGCGCGACCATGACCCGGCGCGCGGGGTGCAGATCAGCAACCTGGTGACCCTGGAGGATGACGCTGGCGGGCAGCGCCGGTTGTTCCTCGGGCCTGAGGCGGCGGGGTTGAAGATTGGCGAGGGGGATGAGTTGGTGACCGTGATCACCCCGCGCTCACCGCTAGGGCAGCAATTGATGGGCAAGCGGGTGGATGATGAGGTGCGCCTGGGGGCGCAGGCATTGCTCATTACCGGTATTGCCTGACCGGGCCCTATCGCCGGCAAGCCAGCTCCCACAGGGATCCCGCAGTATTCCAGCCTGTGGTAAACCTGTGGGAGCTGGCTTGCCGGCGATAGGGCCCGGTCAGCCAATACACACCTCTAGGGTTTGCAAGGCATCGAACCGCCCCGCCAGCCCCTGTTCGGCAAACTGCTCCACCACAAAATCGATAAACGCCCGGGTCTTGCCCGGCATCAGCTTGTGCTCGGAAAAATACAGGCTGATATGCCCGTCATCCACGTACCAGTCCGGCAACACTCGCCGCAGCCGGCCAGCCTGCAAGTAAGGCACGGCAAACGGCAGGCTCACCAGGGCAATCCCCAGCCCCTGCTCGGCCACCGCGCAAGCCGCGTCCGAATCGCTCATGGTCATCGCCTGGCGCAGTTGCATCGGCTGTTGCACCTGCCAGCGGCTGGTCAACGGCCACGAGCGCACCCGCCCGGTCTGCGGTGAGCGGATCAGGATGCCATCGTGCCGCTGCAGCACCTGCGGGTCGTGGATCGGTGCGTGCCGCTCCAGGTAGGCCGGTGCAGCCACCAGCACCCGGTGGGCCGGGGTCAGCTTGCGCGCAACCACCCCCGGCGGCAGATCGAAACCACCGCCAATCGCTGCATCGAAGCCTTGGCCGATCAGGTCGACCTGGCGGTTGTCGAAATGCCAATCCGGGGTGATGGCCGGGTAGCGGCGCAAGAACTCGCCCAGCAAAGGCAACACATACAAACGCCCGAACACCGTGCCCATGCTCACCCGCAAAAGCCCGGCTGGCTGGCCTTCGGCGCTGGCCAGGTTGGCCACGGCGTACTGGATAGTGCGGAAGCTGTCGCCGACCTCGCCAAGAAAACGCTGCCCCGCCTCCGTCAGGGTCAGCTTGCGGGTACTACGCTGGAACAACCGCACGCCCAGGCGCGCCTCCAGCTGGGCCACATGCTTGCCCACGGCGGCAGGGGTAATGCTCAGGCGCCTGGCAGCCTCGGCAAAACTGCCAACTTCGGCACTGCGGATGAAGCATTCCAACGCATTGAACGATTCCACGGCCATGATTAGCAACCAAAGGTTTACTCTGCTGATAGTGATTGCCATCTTATCAGCAGGTAATCAAGCGCCGATACTTTGCCCATCCAAGGCATTTCGGCCTGGCTTCCAGCAGGAGATCAGCATGTCCAAGCAACTTTCACTCGAAGGCAAAGTGGCCCTGGTTCAGGGTGGTTCCCGCGGCATAGGCGCAGCCATCGTGCGGCGCCTGGCCCGCGAAGGTGCGCAGGTGGCCTTCACCTATGTCAGCTCCGCAGGCCCGGCAGAAGAGCTGGCCCGAGAAATTACCGAAAACGGTGGCAGAGCCCTGGCGCTGCGGGCCGACAGCGCCGACGCAGCGGCCGTGCAACTGGCAGTGGATGACGCCGTGAAGGCCTTCGGCAGGCTGGATATCCTGGTCAACAACGCCGGTGTGCTGACGGTGGCACCGGTGACCGAATTCGACCTGGCCGACTTCGACCGCATGCTGGCGGTGAACGTGCGCAGCGTGTTTGTCGCCAGCCAGGCCGCAGCGCGCTACATGGGCCAGGGCGGGCGCATCATCAATATCGGCAGTACCAACGCCGAACGCATGCCCTTTGCCGGTGGGGCGCCTTACGCCATGAGCAAGTCGGCGCTGGTTGGCCTGACCCGTGGCATGGCGCGTGACCTGGGGCCACAGGGCATTACCGTGAACAACGTACAGCCGGGGCCGGTGGACACCGACATGAACCCCGCCAGCGGCGAGTTTGCCGAGAGCCTGATCCCGTTGATGGCGATCGGGCGGTATGGCGAGCCGGAGGAAATTGCCAGCTTTGTGGCGTACCTGGCGGGGCCAGAGGCAGGGTATGTCACCGGGGCAAGTCTGACGATTGATGGTGGGTTTGCAGCTTGATTTGATGGGTTGCCTGTACTGGCCCCATCAGGAACTCCACAGGCCTTGAACATGTGGTGTCCCTGATGGGGCCAGTACAGGATGGTTGATTGAAAACTAAACATTGGTGTCATGCCTGATACTTCTTGATAATTCCCCCCGCTTGACTACTGCCCGCCACGAGATCCCCATGAACGCCCCCACTCTCAGCCGCGCCCTGATCCTGCTGATGGCCACCGCCACCGGCCTGGCCGTGGCCAGCAACTACTACGCCCAACCGCTGCTGCACAGCATCGCCCAGCAGTTCGGCCTGAGCACTGCCAGCGCCGGCAGCATCGTCATCGCCGCGCAGCTCAGCTATGGCGCCGGCCTGTTGCTGCTGGCGCCACTGGGTGACCTGTTCGAGCAGCGCCGGCTGATCACCGTGATGACCGCCATTGCTACCCTGGGCCTGGTGATCAGTGCCTGTGCGCCGAGCCTGCCCTGGCTGCTCCTCGGGACGGCGCTGACCGGGTTGTTCTCGGTGGTGGCGCAGATCCTCGTGCCCATGGCCGCGGCCCTCAGCGAGCCGCATCAGCGTGGGCGCGCAGTCGGCACGCTGATGAGCGGCCTGCTGCTGGGCATTCTGCTGGCACGTACCGCTGCCGGCTTCATGGCCGAGCTGGGCGGCTGGCGCAGCATCTACGTGCTCGCCGCTGTGCTGATGGCGATCACCGCCGTGGCGCTGTACCGCAGCCTGCCGCAGCACCACAGCCATGCCGGGCTGAAGTACCCGGCGCTGATCGGCTCGGTGTTCCGGCTGTTTATTGAAGAACCGGTGCTGCGCCTGCGCTCGCTGCTCGGCCTGCTGGCGTTCAGCCTGTTCGCCCTGTTCTGGACGCCCCTGGCGTTCCTGCTGACCAAGGGCCCGTACCATTACTCCGATGCGGCAATCGGCCTGTTCGGCCTGGCCGGTGCGGCCGGTGCGCTGTCGGCCAACTGGGCCGGGCGCCTGGCCGACCGCGGCAAGGGCGCGCTGGGTACTACCGTGGGCCTGGTGGTGTTGCTGCTGTCGTGGGTGCCGCTGGGCTTTGCCGAGCACTCGTTGCTGGCCCTGCTGCTGGGTGTGCTGATGCTCGACCTGGCAGTGCAACTGGTACACGTGAGCAACCAGAACGCGGTGATCGCCCTGCGCCCCGAGGCACGCACGCGGCTGAACGCCGGGTACATCACCTGCTACTTCATTGGCGGGGCGCTGGGGTCGTTGCTGGGCACGCAGTTGTTCCAGTACCAGGGCTGGATGGGCATTGTGGTGGCGGGCCTGGTGATTGGCGGGCTGGCGTTGCTGGTGTGGGGCCTGACGGAGCGTAAGCGCAAGAACACCTTGCAGGTGGCCTGAAAGTTTCTTGCTGGCCTCTTCGCGGGCACGCCCGCTCCCACAGGTGCATCACAAACCTCAGGGCAGTGACAAGCCTGTGAGAGCGGGCGTGCCCGCGAAGAGGCCATTAGCCACGGCGACAATGCACCGCACTACCCTCCGTCGCATGGTCGTTGACTTGCCTGCCCGTGCAGCGCTCATTAGGCGCTGGTCAATGCCCTTTCCTGACAGGACGACTTTATGACAAGACTCACGGTGCAATCCGGCGATTTCTTGCAAGGTGAAGGCGAGTATCGCAATGGATCGCTCACACTCAAGACCCCGCGCAGCCCTTCCCCGGGTGAGCGGATTTCCCTGGCCCGCATCAGCGACCTCAGGCTGGCCAGCCTCGAAACCAACCGCAGCCTGGGCAGCGCCCTGGGCTGGGGCGTCGCCGGGGCCCTGGTGGCCGGGCCGGTGGGGCTGCTTGCCGGGCTGTGGCTAGGCGGCAAGGAGCAAGAAGCCACCTTCCTGGCCACCTTCAAGGATGGGCGCAAGCTCATGGCCATTACCGACGGCAAGACCTGGTCGAAGATCGATGACAGCTGGCGCCAGCACAAGCGCCCCGCCAACCAGGGCTGAATATAGCGGGGCCTGGATCGTTTTATGCTGAAGGCGGCTGCTAAGATGCCGCCTTTTTCATGGCCTGTGCCCATCCAGGAGCCCCGCATGCCCCCGTGTCACCCCCGCCTGCCCCTGAGCCTGCTCAGCCTGGGCCTGGCCCTGCATTGCCCCCATGTGCTCGCCGAAGACAGCGTGGTGCTGGCCCCACTGCAGGTGTCCGACACCTATGCCAACGACGGCTACCAGGCTCGCCAGGCAGCGGTGGGCAGCTTCCAGCCCGCGCCCTTGCTTGATACCCCTGCCACCATCAGCGTGTTCAGCCAGCAACTGCTGGAAGACCGCCAGGTGCGCAAGCTCAGCGAAGTGCTGCAAAGCGATGCCTCGGTTGGCGAAAGCTACGCCCCCATCGGCTACTACGAAAACTTCAACGTCCGAGGCTTCGAGCTTAATGCCGCCAGCAGCTACCGCATCAACGGCCAGACCATCGCTGGCGAGCAGAACGTGGCCCTTGAGAACAAGCAGCAGGTAGAGCTGCTAAAGGGCTTGTCGGGGCTGCAAAGCGGTGTGTCGGAGCCGGGCGG belongs to Pseudomonas putida NBRC 14164 and includes:
- a CDS encoding LysR family transcriptional regulator codes for the protein MSPDTLTDQLSLFLDVLETGSFSAAARRHPLTPSAVARRIDSLENAVGSRLFTRSTHAVRATPAGNAFAERARRIIEELRLARAEAVSLSNAPEGLIRIDAPAAFGRRHLAPAIADFLVAYPGLDVQLRLIDSFVDLHGSHLGEVDLVLRAGPLADTRLVATPLAYMVRIACASPAYLASRGVPTCPSELPGHDGLDWDGLAPPFAWRFNVAGQTRLYRPARMRMAANNAETLLFGALAGLGVAHLPTWLISEYLLRGELVPLFCDGGLPEAESSGIYALRLEHETNSRSRLLLEFLKSRFSPIPPWDLALRSELRE
- a CDS encoding MarR family winged helix-turn-helix transcriptional regulator; the encoded protein is MNADTQASCDELLLDNQVCFALHSTSLLMTKVYKPLLQALGLTYPQYLAMLVLWERDDLTVGEISQHLLTDPGSLTPLLKRLESEGLLQRNRSREDERVVMVQLTDKGRALQQQAKAVPQCILKASGRSLEQLQQLQADLLNLRENLQKNL
- a CDS encoding organic hydroperoxide resistance protein, which encodes MQKVTPLYIAEATSTGGRDGKSKSSDGKLVVSLSTPKELGGAGGDGTNPEQLFAAGYSACFIGALKFVAGQEKKALPADASITAKVGIGQIPGGFGLDIDLHISLPGLAQADAEGLVEKAHKVCPYSNATRGNVDVRLHVTV
- a CDS encoding elongation factor P, which translates into the protein MKTGKELKPGTVLRIDNDPWLVQKAEFTKSGRNSAIMKTKLKNLLTGYKTETVYGADDKLDDVILDRKEATLSFISGDTYTFMDTTDYTMYELNAEDIEAVLPFIEEGMEDICEAVFFEGRLVSVELPTTIVRKVAYTEGSARGDTSGKVMKPAKLANGTELSVADFIEIDDLIEIDTREGGSYKGRAKK
- the earP gene encoding elongation factor P maturation arginine rhamnosyltransferase EarP; this encodes MKATWDIFCSVVDNYGDIGVTWRLARQLVAEHGLAVRLWVDDLQAFTPMCPGADASAAQQWQHGVDVRQWPAAWLPVAPADVVIGAFACQLPAAYVEAMRARATPPLWLNLEYLSAEDWVEGCHGLPSPQPNGLRKVFFFPGFTEKTGGLLREGSLLARRDTFQQSAEARQSFLQGLGVEPEQGALLLSLFAYENPQLASWLDALATGAQPCHLLVPQGRIVAGLSQWLGEALLPVGSMRKRGALTVQVLPFVSQDDFDRLLWSCDFNAVRGEDSFLRAQWAGQPMLWHIYVQDENAHWEKLEAFLAHYRRGLSDEADAALLGLWRAWNMDRDMGQAWQAARHHLPELQQHARLWAVRQAAQLDLATALVHFYRNSL
- a CDS encoding GreA/GreB family elongation factor, producing MDKTRLLAQIVATLEHDLDVLTRAAQSAYETATAEENIAENKYDTLGLEASYLATGQARRSAEIRQALLIYQQLLLRDHDPARGVQISNLVTLEDDAGGQRRLFLGPEAAGLKIGEGDELVTVITPRSPLGQQLMGKRVDDEVRLGAQALLITGIA
- a CDS encoding LysR family transcriptional regulator gives rise to the protein MAVESFNALECFIRSAEVGSFAEAARRLSITPAAVGKHVAQLEARLGVRLFQRSTRKLTLTEAGQRFLGEVGDSFRTIQYAVANLASAEGQPAGLLRVSMGTVFGRLYVLPLLGEFLRRYPAITPDWHFDNRQVDLIGQGFDAAIGGGFDLPPGVVARKLTPAHRVLVAAPAYLERHAPIHDPQVLQRHDGILIRSPQTGRVRSWPLTSRWQVQQPMQLRQAMTMSDSDAACAVAEQGLGIALVSLPFAVPYLQAGRLRRVLPDWYVDDGHISLYFSEHKLMPGKTRAFIDFVVEQFAEQGLAGRFDALQTLEVCIG
- a CDS encoding 3-oxoacyl-ACP reductase family protein, encoding MSKQLSLEGKVALVQGGSRGIGAAIVRRLAREGAQVAFTYVSSAGPAEELAREITENGGRALALRADSADAAAVQLAVDDAVKAFGRLDILVNNAGVLTVAPVTEFDLADFDRMLAVNVRSVFVASQAAARYMGQGGRIINIGSTNAERMPFAGGAPYAMSKSALVGLTRGMARDLGPQGITVNNVQPGPVDTDMNPASGEFAESLIPLMAIGRYGEPEEIASFVAYLAGPEAGYVTGASLTIDGGFAA
- a CDS encoding MFS transporter gives rise to the protein MNAPTLSRALILLMATATGLAVASNYYAQPLLHSIAQQFGLSTASAGSIVIAAQLSYGAGLLLLAPLGDLFEQRRLITVMTAIATLGLVISACAPSLPWLLLGTALTGLFSVVAQILVPMAAALSEPHQRGRAVGTLMSGLLLGILLARTAAGFMAELGGWRSIYVLAAVLMAITAVALYRSLPQHHSHAGLKYPALIGSVFRLFIEEPVLRLRSLLGLLAFSLFALFWTPLAFLLTKGPYHYSDAAIGLFGLAGAAGALSANWAGRLADRGKGALGTTVGLVVLLLSWVPLGFAEHSLLALLLGVLMLDLAVQLVHVSNQNAVIALRPEARTRLNAGYITCYFIGGALGSLLGTQLFQYQGWMGIVVAGLVIGGLALLVWGLTERKRKNTLQVA